The sequence CTATCAGGAGTAACATTCAAAACCCCCATAATATAAGTTCGTTTTCCCCATTGAAAACTTGTTTCTCTAATCTTTAAAGGGTTTAGAAAAGTCATAATTTTTTTATTTTTCGGGAGGTAGTTATCAGAAATGGGGAATAGGCAATGGGCAATGGGAAAAATATAAGTTTAATGTCTAAATTATTTGACTGATAACTGATAACTGATGACTGATTACTGATTACTGATAATTAACAAGTCGGGCAAAATCTTCGGGTTGCAAACTCGCCCCTCCAACTAAGGCGCCATCAATTTCTGGCTGTCTCATAATCTCATCAATATTATTGGGTTTGACAGAACCACCATATTGAATGGTTACATTAGGATTGATTAATTTACTGCGAATTAAACCAATCACGCGATTGGCTTCTTTTGTTTCACAAGTATCCCCTGTTCCAATTGCCCAAATCGGTTCATAAGCAATCACTAAATTGTTTTGATCAACACCAATTAAATCTTTTTCCAACTGAGAGAAAATCACCTGTTCAGTTTCCCCTGCATCCCGTTGTTGTTTCGTTTCTCCCACACATAAAATGGGGATTAACCCGTAACGTTGAGCCGCTCTGAGTCGAAAATTCACCGTTTCATCCGTTTCGCCAAAATATTGACGTCGTTCACTGTGACCGACAACAACATAGCGTATCCCAAATTCAAGTAACATCGGGCCAGAAATTTCCCCAGTATATGCTCCTGAATCTTCCCAATGTATATTTTGAGCGCCTAGGAGAATTCGACTCCCATGTAAACTTTTGGACATAATCCCCAAGGTGGTAAACGGTACACACAGTACCACTTCCCGGTCTTCTGGGGTTTCATCTAAATGACTTGTAAACCCTTGTAGAAACTCTTGAGCTTCTGCTTGGGTTTTAAACATTTTCCAGTTACCCGCAATAATTACTTTTCTCACCGTTAATGCAATTAACCTTAAAAACAATAAAATGCCACCCTTCAGTTTAAAGCGTTAGGGGACATTTTTATAGCTGTCTGTTGACGGTTGGCGGTTAACAGCTAACACCTCAACAGACAACAATTCTTTATTGGCCAAATTCCAATCGAGCTTGTTCCACAATTTCTGGGGTCACAATACCTTCGTCTGCTTCCCTGGCGAGTTGTTCAATGCGTTGTCTGGCTTGAGTCCGAACAAAGTAGGGGATATTTTTCAGTTTGACTTTAGCTTCAGGAAGCCAGTGAAGTTCATCGCAATAATCAGCGTTAGGCATAAACTTAACAATTAGTTTGGGATCGTATCCTTATTTTACTCATGGGGTTGAAAGGGTTTCAAGCAGTTTCAGGAATTGACGAATCACCCCAATGGTTAAGCCAGGAAGTTCTAAATGGGGAGTTAATCCTACATGATCTATTTTTTGAAAAACTTTAATCGCCGTTGGATTTAAGTTAGCTAACCGTTGGCCTGTTTCTGGGCTAGTAAACGCTGATTTTTCACCCCAAAGAATAGCTGTTGGGATTGTTAATTGCGTGATATGCAACGATAAATCAAAACACAAATCTCCCCCCACAAAAGACAAAGCTGCATATTCTGCATTGGGTTGTAGGGCAGATTTTAAATAAGCTTCTACAATTTCGGGATAAATTCGATCCGGTTCCGCAAATTGACGGTTTTGGAGAAAACTTTGAATTCCGGCACTATTCGCAATTCCAGTAAAATACAAAATCCGATCTAAAACGGGTGTTTTAACAATTTGACTAAATAATGTTCGTCCATAATCTTCTCCAAAATCTGATAATCCTGAAGGCGTTACTAAAATCAAGGATTTGAACAGGTCAGGACGTTGAATCGCAACTCGAATAGTAAACGCCGCCGTTAGAGATGAGGCGATAACTGTTGCGGGAGTTGAACAAGTTTGTTCTAAAAATTCGGTAATTGTTGTGAGATAATCGTCTATTTTATAACTTTTTGCCGGATGTTCTGAACGTCCCCAACCGATTAAATCGGGGGCTAAAATTCGGTATTCATCCACAAAGGCGGGATAAACTTTCGACCA comes from Planktothrix serta PCC 8927 and encodes:
- the tpiA gene encoding triose-phosphate isomerase; amino-acid sequence: MRKVIIAGNWKMFKTQAEAQEFLQGFTSHLDETPEDREVVLCVPFTTLGIMSKSLHGSRILLGAQNIHWEDSGAYTGEISGPMLLEFGIRYVVVGHSERRQYFGETDETVNFRLRAAQRYGLIPILCVGETKQQRDAGETEQVIFSQLEKDLIGVDQNNLVIAYEPIWAIGTGDTCETKEANRVIGLIRSKLINPNVTIQYGGSVKPNNIDEIMRQPEIDGALVGGASLQPEDFARLVNYQ
- a CDS encoding PCP reductase family protein; this translates as MPNADYCDELHWLPEAKVKLKNIPYFVRTQARQRIEQLAREADEGIVTPEIVEQARLEFGQ
- a CDS encoding alpha/beta fold hydrolase encodes the protein MFEPNGFGQRSIVTSLGRMVYYTAESSPWNLNEVSAELPPLVFLHGFGGGSSAYEWSKVYPAFVDEYRILAPDLIGWGRSEHPAKSYKIDDYLTTITEFLEQTCSTPATVIASSLTAAFTIRVAIQRPDLFKSLILVTPSGLSDFGEDYGRTLFSQIVKTPVLDRILYFTGIANSAGIQSFLQNRQFAEPDRIYPEIVEAYLKSALQPNAEYAALSFVGGDLCFDLSLHITQLTIPTAILWGEKSAFTSPETGQRLANLNPTAIKVFQKIDHVGLTPHLELPGLTIGVIRQFLKLLETLSTP